The following coding sequences are from one Petroclostridium xylanilyticum window:
- a CDS encoding DDE-type integrase/transposase/recombinase: MCCVLGKHSPRKYYDEPVKKPYRKLVVDEMPIIKTLEKLDYKKLIADQLKATGKLITPVKRRKPSTVPETITCPRCNAPHDYLYDNTGGRGQYLCKVCECTFNKKNYYLKNLLFCCPHCGKVLTQQKQRKDFNIHKCKNPKCPYYLNKLNSMSAEEKLRYEANPHDFKLHYIYREFNIDFEPLAKKASQPNTVNLSRLSVSPHILGLILTYYVNFGMSSRQTAALMREVHGVSVSHQSVLNYADAVARNIKPFIDNYKYSPSGSICGDETYIKVNGKWHYVFFIFDAVKKIILSYPVSPNRDTVTAIKALDDTLSKFENIPDDLTLIFDGNPIYILAQHYFAQYGIHFDIKQVIGLSNDDPVSEEYRPLKQIIERLNRTFKRDYRPTNGFNSFDGSVSFLTLFVAYFNFLRPHSTLEGKVPVVLEELSALPNMPARWQILIKMSQAYIKTQQSA, translated from the coding sequence ATGTGTTGCGTTCTTGGCAAACACTCTCCCCGCAAGTATTACGATGAGCCTGTTAAAAAACCCTACCGTAAGCTTGTGGTAGATGAAATGCCTATTATTAAAACCCTTGAGAAACTTGATTACAAAAAGCTTATTGCTGATCAGCTTAAAGCTACTGGCAAACTCATTACCCCAGTGAAGAGAAGGAAACCTTCTACTGTCCCTGAAACTATAACCTGCCCCAGATGTAATGCCCCTCATGATTACCTGTACGATAATACAGGTGGCAGAGGTCAGTATTTATGCAAGGTTTGTGAGTGTACCTTCAATAAGAAGAACTACTATCTCAAAAACCTTTTATTCTGCTGCCCTCACTGTGGTAAGGTTCTTACTCAACAAAAGCAGCGTAAGGACTTTAATATCCATAAGTGTAAGAATCCTAAATGTCCATATTACCTTAACAAACTTAACTCAATGTCTGCTGAAGAAAAGCTACGTTATGAAGCTAATCCCCATGACTTTAAGCTGCACTACATCTATAGAGAGTTTAATATTGATTTTGAACCTCTTGCAAAGAAAGCCTCGCAGCCCAATACTGTGAATTTATCAAGATTATCTGTTTCTCCTCACATTCTTGGTCTTATCCTTACCTACTACGTAAACTTCGGTATGTCTTCAAGGCAGACTGCTGCATTGATGCGTGAAGTCCATGGTGTAAGTGTTTCCCACCAATCGGTACTAAACTACGCAGATGCTGTTGCCCGTAATATTAAGCCTTTTATCGACAACTACAAGTATAGCCCGTCTGGCTCCATCTGTGGCGACGAGACGTATATCAAGGTTAATGGTAAATGGCATTATGTGTTCTTCATCTTTGATGCGGTAAAAAAGATTATTCTCTCTTATCCGGTATCTCCTAATCGAGATACTGTTACTGCTATCAAGGCATTGGACGATACCCTATCCAAATTTGAAAACATACCTGATGATCTTACTCTAATCTTTGATGGTAACCCCATCTATATACTAGCTCAGCATTACTTCGCCCAATACGGTATTCACTTTGATATCAAGCAGGTTATCGGCCTTTCTAATGATGATCCTGTCTCTGAGGAATACCGCCCTCTCAAACAAATTATTGAGAGACTCAACCGCACCTTCAAACGTGATTACAGGCCTACCAATGGTTTCAATAGTTTTGATGGTTCTGTGTCGTTCTTAACCCTATTTGTTGCCTATTTTAATTTTCTAAGGCCACACTCAACATTGGAAGGTAAAGTTCCAGTAGTATTGGAAGAACTATCTGCACTTCCCAATATGCCTGCCAGATGGCAGATACTTATTAAGATGTCACAGGCCTATATTAAAACACAACAATCAGCTTAA